A single Bacillus sp. OxB-1 DNA region contains:
- the glyA gene encoding serine hydroxymethyltransferase encodes MDLSNVQRNDAAVYEAIMAEKNRQNSNIELIASENFVTEAVMEAQGSYLTNKYAEGYPGRRYYGGCEHVDVVENIARDRLKEIFGAAYANVQPHSGAQANMAVYFTALKPGDTVLGMNLSHGGHLTHGSPVNFSGELYNFVEYGVSKEDERIDYNDVREKALEHKPKMIVAGASAYPREIDFAKFREIADEVGAYLFVDMAHIAGLVAAGEHQNPVPHAHFVTSTTHKTLRGPRGGLILVNEEFAEEFGRKLDKSVFPGIQGGPLMHVIAAKAVAFGEVQQPEFKEYAKQVKRNAKALGETLVAEGVDIVSGGTDNHLILLKLNSLELTGKVAEHVLDEVGITVNKNTVPFDTESPFVTSGIRIGTPAVTTRGFKEEEMKEVGLIIAKLLKNHEDEAVKEEARQRVAVLTAKFPLYS; translated from the coding sequence ATGGATTTAAGCAACGTACAACGGAACGACGCGGCTGTATATGAGGCAATCATGGCTGAGAAAAATCGTCAAAATTCCAACATCGAACTGATCGCTTCCGAAAACTTCGTCACAGAAGCGGTTATGGAAGCACAAGGCTCCTACTTGACGAATAAATATGCGGAAGGCTACCCAGGCCGACGCTATTACGGCGGCTGCGAGCATGTCGACGTCGTCGAAAACATCGCCCGCGACCGTTTGAAAGAGATTTTCGGAGCAGCGTACGCGAACGTCCAACCGCACTCCGGTGCACAGGCGAACATGGCTGTGTATTTCACAGCGCTGAAACCAGGCGACACGGTGCTGGGCATGAATCTTTCCCACGGCGGCCACTTGACGCACGGAAGCCCGGTCAACTTCTCGGGTGAATTGTACAATTTCGTGGAATACGGCGTAAGCAAAGAAGACGAGCGCATCGATTATAACGATGTCCGTGAAAAAGCGTTGGAACATAAACCGAAAATGATCGTGGCAGGCGCAAGTGCGTATCCGCGTGAAATCGACTTCGCGAAATTCCGTGAAATCGCGGATGAAGTCGGCGCGTACCTCTTCGTCGACATGGCCCATATCGCAGGCCTTGTTGCAGCGGGAGAACACCAGAACCCAGTGCCGCACGCGCACTTCGTTACATCCACAACACATAAAACATTGCGCGGCCCACGCGGCGGCTTGATCTTGGTGAATGAAGAATTCGCAGAAGAATTCGGCCGCAAGCTCGACAAATCGGTATTCCCCGGCATCCAAGGCGGCCCGCTCATGCACGTCATCGCAGCGAAAGCTGTGGCGTTCGGAGAAGTACAACAACCGGAATTCAAAGAGTATGCCAAACAAGTGAAACGCAATGCGAAAGCACTTGGCGAAACATTGGTCGCAGAAGGCGTCGATATCGTCTCCGGCGGTACGGACAACCACCTGATTCTATTGAAACTGAACTCCCTTGAGCTCACAGGGAAAGTCGCAGAACACGTGTTGGATGAAGTCGGCATCACAGTGAACAAAAACACTGTCCCATTCGACACCGAAAGCCCATTCGTCACATCGGGCATCCGGATCGGGACGCCAGCCGTCACGACACGCGGATTCAAAGAAGAAGAAATGAAAGAAGTCGGCCTCATCATCGCCAAACTTCTCAAAAACCACGAGGACGAGGCAGTCAAAGAAGAAGCACGCCAACGCGTCGCTGTCCTCACTGCCAAATTCCCGCTATACAGCTAA
- a CDS encoding low molecular weight protein arginine phosphatase → MKIYMICTGNTCRSPMAEAILRAKELEGVEVRSAGIHAMDGAPISSNAQQLIEEAGMPYTPVSHMLSEEDLEWADAVLTMTAAHRSVLHQAYPDLAHKIFTIKEFVRPDAMEDVQDPFGGSLETYRRTFEELMQIMDELERKLTEG, encoded by the coding sequence ATGAAAATTTACATGATTTGCACTGGAAATACATGCAGAAGTCCGATGGCAGAAGCGATTTTACGGGCAAAGGAATTGGAAGGCGTAGAAGTCCGGTCGGCGGGAATCCATGCGATGGATGGAGCTCCGATTTCTTCGAATGCCCAACAATTGATCGAAGAAGCGGGGATGCCGTATACGCCGGTTTCCCATATGTTATCGGAAGAGGATTTGGAATGGGCGGACGCTGTGTTGACGATGACGGCGGCGCATCGATCGGTATTGCACCAAGCTTATCCGGACTTGGCCCATAAGATTTTCACAATCAAAGAATTTGTACGACCTGATGCAATGGAAGATGTCCAAGATCCGTTTGGCGGAAGTCTGGAAACCTATCGCCGCACATTCGAAGAGTTGATGCAAATTATGGACGAGCTGGAGCGGAAATTGACGGAGGGATGA
- a CDS encoding methyl-accepting chemotaxis protein, translating to MEISSGAEESAASIQETAEAIEEVRVLAVEVNGRAESSKIQSQEMLAELTRTTATFRSLVDGIRNMADRSELSLGTIRQLDNNAQKIGEIVQLVGNIAAQTNLLALNASIEAARAGEHGKGFAVVAEEVRVLADESAKAVQGISALVSTIQTDVTKVVQEIEEQVRTAVIEAERANETSGDMEAMTGKVNGMADSVVEITKFVENQLASIETTARQSREVAAIAEETSAGAEEVRAATEEQVQSIEKADEIAAHLKKQAEDLYEVIKQFDRNDEGFGKHNR from the coding sequence ATGGAGATTTCGTCCGGTGCCGAGGAGTCCGCGGCCTCCATCCAAGAAACTGCGGAAGCGATTGAAGAAGTCAGGGTGCTGGCTGTCGAAGTGAATGGCAGAGCGGAGAGCTCCAAGATCCAATCACAAGAGATGTTGGCGGAATTAACCCGCACGACAGCGACTTTCCGCTCCTTGGTGGATGGGATCCGCAACATGGCGGACCGGAGTGAATTATCGCTCGGAACCATCCGCCAGTTGGACAACAATGCGCAAAAAATCGGCGAGATTGTCCAACTGGTCGGAAACATTGCAGCGCAAACGAATCTTCTTGCTTTGAACGCATCCATTGAGGCGGCGCGGGCCGGCGAGCACGGAAAGGGCTTTGCGGTCGTAGCGGAGGAGGTCCGGGTGCTGGCGGATGAAAGTGCCAAAGCCGTCCAAGGCATTTCTGCATTAGTCTCCACAATCCAGACAGATGTCACGAAAGTCGTCCAGGAAATTGAGGAGCAGGTCAGGACGGCAGTCATCGAAGCCGAACGGGCGAATGAGACAAGTGGTGACATGGAAGCGATGACCGGTAAAGTGAACGGCATGGCGGACTCTGTCGTGGAGATCACCAAATTCGTCGAGAACCAGCTTGCCAGCATCGAAACGACGGCGCGCCAGTCCAGGGAAGTGGCCGCCATTGCTGAAGAGACATCGGCTGGGGCGGAAGAGGTCAGAGCCGCCACGGAAGAACAAGTGCAGTCCATCGAAAAAGCGGATGAAATTGCAGCTCATCTGAAAAAACAGGCAGAAGACCTTTACGAAGTCATCAAACAATTTGATCGAAATGATGAGGGTTTCGGAAAACACAACCGGTAA
- the rpiB gene encoding ribose 5-phosphate isomerase B: MKIAISSDHGGNNLRREIIELLVEMNIEYVDFGPDSEDSVDYPDFAEPVATGVSLGNFDRGILICGTGIGMSIAANKVKGIRCALVHDVFSAKATRQHNDSNVLAMGERVIGPGLAREIVSAWLKTPFEGGRHERRIGKLMELEE; encoded by the coding sequence GTGAAAATCGCGATTTCTTCAGATCATGGCGGCAATAATTTGCGCCGTGAGATCATTGAATTACTGGTTGAGATGAACATCGAATATGTTGACTTCGGACCGGACTCGGAGGATTCTGTCGATTATCCGGATTTTGCCGAACCGGTCGCCACGGGAGTCTCCCTAGGGAACTTTGACCGTGGCATTCTGATTTGCGGAACCGGAATCGGCATGTCCATTGCTGCAAATAAAGTGAAAGGCATCCGTTGCGCGCTAGTCCATGACGTGTTCAGTGCCAAAGCGACACGCCAGCATAACGATTCGAACGTGCTGGCGATGGGAGAGCGGGTCATCGGTCCCGGGTTGGCACGGGAAATCGTGTCGGCTTGGCTGAAAACGCCTTTCGAAGGCGGGCGTCACGAGCGTCGGATCGGCAAGCTGATGGAGCTCGAGGAGTAA
- the prmC gene encoding peptide chain release factor N(5)-glutamine methyltransferase, producing MTEKIHEALHRASSLLEERGLELNTARLLMESVTGKRGAALLADLREPLTPGQHEKFWNQTEDLLAGKPVQYIIGAEDFYGRSFLVNEHVLIPRPETEELVLGAIRRARPLFGDQAIQVADIGTGSGAIAVTFKKEWPEAIVSATDISGEALTVAAENAARHGADVTFLRGDMAEPLAGRKWDVILSNPPYIAIGEAGQMSATVLDHEPHGALFAEEEGLFFYRKLAETLPPLMKAPGLIGLEIGHLQGPAVRRLFEKAFPGAVVEVEKDINGKDRMIFCKIGE from the coding sequence ATGACTGAGAAAATCCACGAGGCGCTGCATCGCGCCTCTTCTTTATTGGAAGAGCGCGGGCTCGAACTGAATACCGCGCGTCTGTTGATGGAGTCGGTGACTGGGAAGAGGGGTGCGGCATTACTAGCGGATTTGCGCGAACCATTGACCCCTGGGCAGCATGAAAAGTTTTGGAATCAAACCGAAGACCTGCTCGCAGGGAAGCCCGTCCAATATATTATCGGCGCCGAAGATTTCTATGGGCGCTCATTTCTTGTCAATGAACATGTCCTCATTCCGCGGCCGGAGACGGAAGAACTCGTACTGGGGGCAATCCGACGCGCCCGTCCCCTTTTCGGTGACCAAGCGATCCAAGTGGCGGATATCGGCACCGGAAGCGGCGCAATTGCCGTCACGTTCAAAAAGGAGTGGCCCGAAGCGATCGTGAGCGCAACGGACATTAGCGGGGAAGCGCTCACCGTGGCGGCGGAAAATGCAGCCCGTCATGGGGCGGATGTGACGTTCCTGCGAGGTGACATGGCGGAACCGCTCGCTGGTCGAAAATGGGATGTCATCCTCTCCAATCCTCCGTATATCGCTATCGGAGAGGCCGGGCAAATGTCGGCAACCGTCCTCGATCATGAACCGCATGGCGCTTTATTCGCGGAAGAGGAAGGGTTGTTCTTCTACCGGAAGCTTGCCGAAACGTTGCCTCCGTTGATGAAGGCGCCCGGCTTGATCGGCTTGGAAATCGGCCATTTGCAAGGCCCCGCTGTTCGCCGGCTGTTCGAAAAAGCGTTCCCTGGCGCGGTGGTGGAAGTGGAGAAAGATATTAACGGCAAGGACCGGATGATATTTTGCAAGATTGGTGAATAG
- a CDS encoding TIGR01440 family protein: MDALHLWKLQLEQLLDEMAEQAPPVRGTFFVIGCSTSEVAGKRIGTGGALEIGEAFFGPLQAFAKKYGVHLAFQGCEHINRALTIERKASEKYGLDPVSVIPVVRAGGSMSAYAYQHLEDPVVVESLRAHAGIDIGQTMIGMHLRPVAVPLRTSIRQIGDAVVTIATTRPKLIGGERAVYRVE, encoded by the coding sequence GTGGATGCTTTACATTTATGGAAGCTTCAACTGGAACAACTGTTAGATGAAATGGCCGAACAAGCCCCGCCGGTGCGCGGGACGTTTTTCGTCATCGGCTGCTCCACTTCCGAAGTGGCCGGCAAACGAATCGGAACGGGCGGCGCCTTGGAAATCGGAGAGGCATTTTTTGGCCCGTTGCAGGCATTCGCCAAAAAGTACGGAGTGCATCTCGCATTTCAAGGATGCGAGCATATCAACCGTGCTTTGACGATTGAACGGAAGGCAAGCGAGAAATACGGACTCGACCCGGTGTCGGTCATTCCGGTCGTCCGAGCGGGCGGGTCCATGTCGGCCTACGCCTATCAACATTTGGAAGACCCGGTCGTCGTGGAATCCCTCCGTGCCCACGCCGGGATCGACATCGGACAGACGATGATCGGCATGCACCTGCGGCCGGTAGCCGTCCCGCTCCGGACTTCCATCCGGCAAATCGGCGACGCGGTCGTCACCATCGCAACAACCCGGCCGAAGCTGATCGGCGGGGAACGAGCGGTCTATCGGGTCGAATAA
- a CDS encoding stage II sporulation protein R yields MLPDYVITRKKPIVDKILLFLEMILLLIIVQAAIALLTMAPEEEETVRFRVLAHSDAPADQLVKQEIQQSIAPLIEQALASSSSKAEIVGNLESVEQEIVAIADSLAGGRDISFVRTDALFPPKRSGYFIHPQAQYDAYILTIGSGRGDNWWCALFPKVCFPDKEKEDEKVKFFIWEWIKKLFD; encoded by the coding sequence ATGTTGCCAGATTACGTGATTACGAGAAAGAAACCAATTGTGGATAAAATTTTGCTGTTCCTCGAGATGATTCTTCTGCTCATCATCGTCCAGGCGGCCATTGCCTTATTGACGATGGCTCCGGAAGAGGAGGAGACGGTCCGGTTCCGGGTGTTGGCTCATTCCGATGCGCCCGCCGACCAGCTAGTCAAGCAGGAGATTCAACAGTCGATCGCGCCATTGATTGAGCAGGCGTTGGCTTCATCCAGCTCAAAGGCGGAGATTGTGGGTAACTTGGAATCGGTGGAACAGGAGATTGTGGCCATTGCCGACAGTCTGGCAGGAGGCCGTGATATTTCCTTTGTCAGGACGGATGCCCTGTTTCCGCCGAAGCGCTCAGGCTATTTCATTCATCCGCAGGCGCAGTACGATGCCTATATTTTGACGATTGGCAGCGGACGTGGGGATAATTGGTGGTGTGCATTATTTCCAAAAGTCTGTTTTCCGGACAAAGAGAAAGAGGATGAGAAGGTCAAATTCTTCATCTGGGAGTGGATAAAAAAGCTGTTTGATTAA
- a CDS encoding manganese efflux pump has product MAELFAAGVTTLDIVVVYALLQVRRGRMILALWTACLNIVLPFIGYAVGEFSAHLFSGWSSLLSGVLLALIGLHMLLQDDSGPQATQVHPFLVALAVSLDSFSVSVSFGMLQMNKLLFIAASGFFSLFFAYAVLVLRTKLGIRNGRVLRIIAGSVLTIMGIMSCFS; this is encoded by the coding sequence TTGGCGGAACTTTTCGCGGCGGGTGTGACGACTCTTGACATTGTAGTCGTCTATGCGCTTTTGCAAGTGAGACGGGGCAGAATGATTCTTGCATTGTGGACGGCATGTCTCAATATTGTCCTCCCTTTCATCGGTTACGCGGTGGGGGAGTTTTCGGCGCATCTCTTTTCGGGATGGAGCAGTTTGCTCTCCGGCGTCCTGCTGGCGTTGATCGGTCTGCATATGCTTCTCCAAGACGATAGCGGCCCGCAAGCGACACAGGTACACCCATTCCTGGTCGCTTTGGCCGTGAGTCTGGATTCCTTTTCGGTCAGCGTTTCTTTTGGTATGCTTCAAATGAATAAACTTCTATTTATCGCCGCATCCGGATTCTTCTCCCTTTTCTTTGCGTATGCCGTTCTCGTATTGCGGACTAAGCTTGGTATAAGAAATGGAAGAGTTCTAAGGATTATAGCAGGGTCTGTTTTGACGATTATGGGGATTATGTCTTGTTTTAGTTGA
- the upp gene encoding uracil phosphoribosyltransferase: MPKVHVFDHPLIQHKLTFIRDANTGTKEFRELVDEVATLMAYEITREMPLQEVEIDTPVRKAKSNVLAGKKIGIVPILRAGIGMVDGILNLIPAAKVGHIGLYRDPETLMPVEYYVKLPSDVSERDFILVDPMLATGGSAIEAVNSLKKRGAKSIKFMCLIAAPEGVKALTDAHPDVDVFIAALDEKLDEKGYIVPGLGDAGDRLFGTK; this comes from the coding sequence ATGCCGAAAGTACATGTTTTTGATCACCCGCTCATCCAGCACAAATTGACCTTTATCCGTGATGCCAACACGGGGACGAAGGAGTTTCGTGAACTGGTGGATGAAGTGGCGACTCTCATGGCGTATGAAATCACCCGTGAGATGCCTTTACAAGAGGTGGAAATTGATACGCCTGTCCGCAAAGCGAAGTCCAATGTGTTGGCGGGGAAGAAAATCGGAATTGTGCCGATCCTGCGAGCCGGGATCGGGATGGTCGATGGAATCTTGAATTTGATCCCCGCTGCCAAAGTGGGACATATTGGATTGTATCGTGACCCGGAGACGTTGATGCCGGTTGAATATTATGTCAAGCTGCCGAGCGATGTATCGGAGCGTGATTTCATTCTCGTCGATCCGATGTTGGCGACAGGGGGGTCGGCGATCGAAGCTGTGAACTCCTTGAAGAAACGCGGAGCGAAAAGCATAAAATTCATGTGTCTGATCGCTGCACCGGAAGGCGTGAAGGCGTTGACAGACGCACATCCGGACGTCGATGTGTTTATCGCGGCGCTTGATGAAAAGCTGGATGAGAAAGGGTATATTGTTCCTGGACTCGGAGATGCGGGGGACAGACTTTTCGGAACAAAATGA
- a CDS encoding L-threonylcarbamoyladenylate synthase, translating to METILISVDNSMDNENVYEQAVDILKKGGVVSFPTETVYGLGAVATDEAAVRKIFEAKGRPSDNPLIVHIGNAEEVEEFATGITADAKKLMEAFWPGPLTLVFEMKPGRIAPNVTPGVETVGIRMPDHPVALRLLRALGEPVAAPSANRSGKPSPTEATHVLDDLDGLIPMILDGGRTGVGVESTVLDMTTVPPTILRPGNTTREMIEEVIGPVQIEVGEIEKAPRSPGMKYTHYAPDAPLFVIHPDGRKLEAAIQTLQSEGKKVAVVGPDEMQTDAAEWYFSIGSLHDHEAMASNLYRALRQCDMTKADIILAVETDLSGVGVAVMNRLIKAADGKQYSDRTE from the coding sequence ATGGAAACGATTCTTATTTCCGTGGATAACTCTATGGATAATGAAAATGTTTATGAACAGGCTGTGGATATATTGAAAAAGGGAGGGGTCGTCTCTTTTCCGACCGAGACGGTATACGGACTCGGGGCTGTGGCAACGGACGAAGCGGCCGTTCGGAAAATTTTCGAAGCGAAAGGGCGGCCTTCCGACAATCCACTTATTGTACATATCGGAAATGCTGAAGAGGTCGAGGAGTTTGCGACCGGCATTACGGCTGATGCGAAAAAGCTTATGGAAGCATTTTGGCCGGGTCCCCTCACCTTGGTGTTTGAAATGAAACCCGGTCGGATTGCGCCGAATGTGACGCCGGGTGTGGAAACGGTCGGCATTCGGATGCCCGATCATCCGGTGGCGCTCCGACTATTGCGTGCATTGGGCGAGCCGGTAGCTGCGCCGAGTGCGAACCGCAGCGGCAAACCGAGCCCGACGGAAGCCACTCATGTGCTGGATGATCTGGATGGGCTGATTCCGATGATTCTGGACGGGGGACGGACGGGGGTTGGCGTCGAATCGACAGTTCTCGACATGACTACAGTACCGCCGACCATCTTAAGGCCAGGCAATACGACGCGTGAAATGATCGAGGAAGTGATCGGCCCGGTTCAAATCGAAGTCGGTGAAATTGAAAAGGCTCCCCGGTCTCCGGGAATGAAATATACCCATTATGCGCCCGACGCCCCTTTATTCGTCATTCATCCGGATGGTCGGAAATTGGAGGCGGCAATCCAAACTTTGCAAAGCGAAGGGAAGAAGGTCGCGGTCGTCGGTCCGGATGAAATGCAAACCGATGCGGCGGAATGGTATTTTTCCATCGGTTCGCTGCATGATCACGAAGCGATGGCGTCCAATTTATACCGGGCGCTCCGGCAATGCGATATGACGAAAGCGGACATCATCCTCGCCGTGGAGACGGATTTGAGCGGTGTCGGAGTGGCTGTGATGAACCGGCTGATAAAAGCGGCGGACGGAAAACAATATAGTGATCGAACTGAATGA
- the wecB gene encoding non-hydrolyzing UDP-N-acetylglucosamine 2-epimerase has translation MTIFGTRPEAIKMAPLVLELQKHEEEIESIVTVTAQHRQMLDQVLETFGIQPDYDLNIMKDRQTLVDVATRGLEGLDRVMKETEPDIVLVHGDTSTTFIGSLAAFYNKIAVGHVEAGLRTWDKHSPYPEEMNRQLTGVIADLHFAPTEKSARNLRDEGKPTDRIHITGNTAIDALRTTVRDEYAHPVLDQLGTDRLLLLTAHRRENLGEPMRNMFRAINRLLDKYADLQVIYPVHMNPAVREVADELLGNNPRVHLIEPLEVVDFHNFAARSHIILTDSGGIQEEAPSLGKPVIVLRDTTERPEGIEAGTLKLAGTDEDTIFELTDALLSNEEEYHKMAHASNPYGDGYASERIVDALKAYLASQ, from the coding sequence ATGACAATTTTTGGCACACGGCCTGAAGCCATCAAAATGGCCCCGCTCGTGCTGGAACTGCAAAAACATGAGGAAGAGATCGAGTCGATCGTGACGGTTACCGCGCAACATCGACAAATGTTGGACCAAGTCCTCGAGACATTCGGAATTCAGCCGGATTATGATTTGAATATCATGAAGGATCGTCAAACATTGGTGGATGTCGCGACGCGGGGATTGGAAGGATTGGACCGCGTCATGAAAGAGACGGAACCGGATATTGTGCTCGTGCACGGGGATACATCGACGACTTTCATCGGAAGTCTCGCGGCTTTCTACAATAAAATAGCGGTTGGCCACGTCGAAGCGGGACTGCGCACATGGGACAAACATTCACCGTATCCGGAGGAAATGAACCGCCAATTGACAGGAGTGATTGCGGATCTTCATTTTGCCCCGACTGAAAAGTCCGCCCGTAATCTACGGGACGAAGGAAAGCCGACAGATCGGATCCATATTACAGGGAATACGGCAATCGATGCGCTCCGGACGACAGTGCGCGACGAATATGCCCATCCTGTCCTGGACCAGTTGGGAACGGATCGCCTTCTCTTATTGACAGCCCATCGAAGGGAAAATCTTGGAGAGCCGATGCGGAATATGTTCCGGGCCATCAACCGCTTGCTGGACAAGTATGCGGATCTCCAAGTGATTTACCCGGTCCATATGAATCCGGCGGTCCGGGAAGTGGCCGACGAACTGCTCGGCAACAACCCGCGCGTCCATCTGATCGAACCGCTGGAAGTGGTGGATTTCCACAACTTTGCTGCACGTTCCCATATTATTTTGACCGATTCGGGAGGCATCCAGGAAGAAGCTCCGTCCCTTGGGAAACCGGTGATCGTCCTGCGAGACACGACAGAAAGGCCGGAAGGGATCGAAGCGGGGACGCTGAAACTGGCGGGTACCGACGAAGATACCATATTCGAATTGACGGACGCTTTGCTATCTAATGAAGAGGAATATCACAAAATGGCCCACGCTTCCAATCCATACGGAGACGGCTACGCCTCCGAGCGGATTGTGGACGCCTTGAAGGCTTATCTAGCTTCTCAATAA